Proteins from a single region of Paenibacillus sp. BIHB 4019:
- a CDS encoding TVP38/TMEM64 family protein, translating to MALLQNWIEQIKHMDLEHLQRTLESYREFGPLLGILLPLLEAFLPFLPLLAIVAANANIFGLWFGFLFSWIGVSAGAIGVFWVVRKLGKNVKAKVERRFPKSGRFFEWIEHRGFTPLFLLACFPFSPSSLINIVSGLSAVPFRTFIIATVLGKAVMILCVSLLSFDIGNFAHEPWRIVVACIVIVLMWFGGKRLEKRYIH from the coding sequence ATGGCGTTGCTGCAAAATTGGATAGAACAAATAAAGCATATGGATTTGGAGCATTTGCAGCGAACGCTGGAAAGCTATCGGGAATTCGGACCGCTGCTTGGCATCCTTTTGCCCCTGCTGGAAGCCTTTCTGCCTTTTCTGCCTCTGCTGGCGATTGTGGCGGCGAATGCGAATATTTTCGGCCTATGGTTCGGCTTTCTCTTTTCGTGGATTGGCGTTTCCGCTGGGGCCATCGGCGTCTTCTGGGTCGTGCGCAAGCTTGGGAAAAATGTCAAAGCCAAGGTCGAGCGGCGCTTCCCGAAATCCGGCCGCTTCTTCGAATGGATTGAGCATCGCGGCTTTACGCCGCTGTTCTTGCTCGCCTGCTTTCCTTTCTCACCGTCCTCGCTCATTAACATAGTGTCGGGCCTAAGCGCTGTCCCCTTCCGCACGTTTATCATCGCCACCGTTCTCGGCAAGGCGGTTATGATTTTATGCGTATCGCTGCTCAGCTTTGATATTGGAAATTTCGCGCATGAGCCTTGGCGCATCGTCGTCGCCTGCATCGTCATTGTGCTGATGTGGTTCGGCGGCAAGCGGCTGGAAAAACGATATATCCATTAG
- a CDS encoding transposase, whose product MNEQQLDQEQQHQHNEMEPMSGEPVEVAGVYRNEWNREEKLERGEVFPADPQMGTATWRLVELDFDNHHEGRTDPRLIPKDDDNDPEAHMQHPRRHKGSNKTE is encoded by the coding sequence ATGAACGAACAGCAGTTGGACCAGGAGCAGCAGCATCAACACAATGAGATGGAGCCGATGTCGGGCGAGCCTGTAGAAGTGGCGGGTGTATACCGCAACGAGTGGAATCGTGAAGAGAAGCTGGAGCGCGGCGAGGTGTTTCCAGCCGATCCCCAGATGGGGACGGCAACTTGGCGGCTGGTGGAGCTGGACTTCGACAACCATCATGAAGGGCGGACCGATCCGCGGCTCATTCCCAAAGACGATGACAATGATCCCGAAGCCCATATGCAGCATCCAAGACGCCATAAAGGCAGCAATAAGACCGAATAA
- a CDS encoding aromatic acid exporter family protein, whose product MNIGARVLKTGLSVTLAIFLSQFFGFPSSLITAVAAILTIQPSIYRSWQQILDQVQTNLLGAGIALAAMKVFGHTPIAVGLVCIAVILICIRLKMEATIGVTLVMVIAIMEAHGQGLDVALQRFLMVLTGMGAAFTINVLVFPPRPRKQFTEQVHLAYGQMSLLLRTAVSNEMKESVFRQEKETLHVSVRKLEDRYTLFEEERKVLAHAKKSHARQLLVSKQTIKALQKGVDLLEVVEEHYFAAAGAGKWAQRFDNQIEELTKYHESILLKIEGKMKPNLSFEPEEEREARLITDLTDYFREGRDEHKRLVFVASAIFEYAYHLRRLEKLVDQVQQRGMSPEEWKAETNASGREAKVSAQE is encoded by the coding sequence ATGAATATTGGAGCTCGCGTGCTAAAGACCGGCTTGTCCGTTACGCTGGCGATTTTTCTGAGCCAGTTTTTCGGCTTTCCGTCCAGCCTCATTACGGCAGTAGCTGCTATTTTAACCATTCAGCCTTCCATCTACCGATCCTGGCAGCAAATTCTCGATCAGGTTCAGACCAATCTGCTTGGAGCAGGAATTGCGCTTGCTGCGATGAAGGTATTCGGCCATACGCCGATTGCGGTGGGGCTCGTCTGTATCGCTGTTATCCTTATTTGTATCCGGTTGAAAATGGAAGCGACCATCGGAGTAACCCTCGTCATGGTTATCGCTATTATGGAAGCGCATGGACAAGGATTAGATGTGGCGCTGCAGCGATTTTTAATGGTGCTTACCGGCATGGGGGCCGCTTTTACGATTAATGTGCTCGTATTTCCTCCACGCCCGCGCAAGCAATTTACCGAGCAGGTGCATCTCGCTTACGGGCAAATGTCTTTGCTGCTGCGAACGGCGGTTTCGAACGAGATGAAGGAAAGCGTGTTCCGGCAGGAGAAGGAAACGCTGCATGTGTCGGTGCGCAAGCTGGAGGATCGCTACACCTTGTTTGAGGAAGAGCGCAAGGTGCTCGCCCATGCCAAAAAAAGCCATGCCAGACAGCTGCTTGTCTCTAAGCAGACGATTAAGGCACTGCAAAAGGGCGTTGATCTGCTTGAGGTTGTAGAGGAGCATTATTTTGCCGCCGCCGGTGCGGGGAAATGGGCGCAGCGCTTCGATAACCAGATCGAGGAGCTGACGAAATACCACGAATCGATATTGCTGAAAATCGAAGGCAAGATGAAGCCGAACCTGAGCTTCGAGCCGGAGGAGGAACGTGAAGCGCGCCTGATTACCGACCTGACGGATTATTTCCGCGAGGGGCGGGACGAGCATAAGCGGCTCGTGTTCGTCGCGTCGGCTATATTCGAATATGCCTACCATCTGCGGAGGCTGGAGAAGCTCGTGGATCAGGTTCAGCAGCGCGGCATGTCGCCCGAGGAATGGAAAGCGGAAACGAACGCGAGCGGCAGAGAGGCTAAGGTCAGCGCTCAGGAGTAA
- a CDS encoding sporulation protein, with product MFNRLLASIGIGSAKIDTLLEKSRYAPGEEVRGVVQIRGGSVEQRIEKIELSVMTEYIRESNDQKHRHNCVIGKYPVSQPFELKAGENREVPFSFQLPFQTPLTLGKTPIWVKTELDIRGAIDPGDNDRIEVVPNAAMGIVLGAVEQLGFRLREADCEYASRLGRSLPFVQELEFVPAGGPFRGKLDELEVIFYPDARQVELLLQIDRKARGLGGFFAEAMNTDETFVRVAFTQEHLQAGTQAIASQLEKIIARHA from the coding sequence ATGTTTAATCGGTTATTAGCAAGCATTGGCATTGGCTCGGCAAAAATTGATACTTTGCTGGAAAAGTCCCGTTATGCGCCAGGCGAAGAGGTGCGCGGCGTCGTCCAAATTCGCGGCGGCAGCGTGGAGCAGCGCATTGAGAAGATTGAGCTGTCCGTAATGACCGAATACATCCGCGAGAGCAATGACCAGAAGCATAGACATAACTGCGTTATTGGAAAATATCCGGTTAGCCAGCCGTTTGAGCTGAAAGCAGGTGAAAATCGCGAAGTGCCTTTTTCCTTTCAATTGCCTTTCCAAACTCCGCTTACATTAGGGAAAACGCCAATATGGGTGAAAACCGAGCTCGACATTCGCGGCGCCATCGATCCTGGTGATAACGATCGCATTGAGGTTGTGCCTAATGCAGCGATGGGCATAGTGCTGGGAGCGGTGGAGCAGCTGGGCTTCCGTCTGCGTGAAGCAGATTGCGAATACGCTTCGCGTCTGGGACGCTCGCTGCCTTTCGTGCAAGAGCTGGAATTTGTACCGGCCGGAGGGCCGTTCCGCGGCAAGCTTGATGAGCTGGAGGTTATTTTCTATCCAGATGCCCGGCAGGTGGAGCTGCTGCTGCAAATCGACCGCAAAGCGCGCGGCCTGGGCGGCTTCTTTGCTGAAGCGATGAATACGGACGAAACGTTCGTCCGCGTCGCTTTTACGCAGGAGCATCTGCAAGCTGGCACGCAAGCGATTGCGAGCCAGCTCGAAAAAATAATCGCCCGGCACGCCTAA